Proteins encoded together in one Pongo abelii isolate AG06213 chromosome 8, NHGRI_mPonAbe1-v2.0_pri, whole genome shotgun sequence window:
- the TUBGCP2 gene encoding gamma-tubulin complex component 2 isoform X1, producing the protein MSEFRIHHDVNELLSLLRVHGGDGAEVYIDLLQKNRTPYVTTTVSAHSAKVKIAEFSRTPEDFLKKYDELKSKNTRNLDPLVYLLSKLTEDKETLQYLQQNAKERAELAAAAVGSSTTSVNVPAAASKISMQELEELRKQLGSVATGSTLQQSLELKRKMLRDKQNKKNSGQHLPIFPAWVYERPALIGDFLIGAGISTDTALPIGTLPLASQESAVVEDLLYVLVGVDGRYVTAQPLAGRQSRTFLVDPNLDLSIRELVNRILPVAASYSTVTRFIEEKSSFEYGQVNHALAAAMRTLVKEHLILVSQLEQLHRQGLLSLQKLWFYIQPAMRTMDILASLATSVDKGECLGGSTLSLLHDRSFSYTGDSQAQELCLYLTKAASAPYFEVLEKWIYRGIIHDPYSEFMVEEHELRKERIQEDYNDKYWDQRYTIVQQQIPSFLQKMADKILSTGKYLNVVRECGHDVTCPVAKEIIYTLKERAYVEQIEKAFNYASKVLLDFLMEEKELVAHLRSIKRYFLMDQGDFFVHFMDLAEEELRKPVEDITPPRLEALLELALRMSTANTDPFKDDLKIDLMPHDLITQLLRVLAIETKQEKAMAHADPTELTLSGLEAFSFDYIVKWPLSLIINRKALTRYQMLFRHMFYCKHVERQLCSVWISNKTAKQHSLPSAQWFAGAFTLRQRMLNFVQNIQYYMMFEVMEPTWHILEKNLKSASNIDDVLGYHTGFLDTCLKDCMLTNPELLKVFSKLMSVCVMFTNCMQKFTQSMKLDGELGGQTLEHGTVPGLPAGAEDRARKELARKHLAEHADAAQLVSGFEATINKFDKNFSAHLLDLLARLSIYSTSDCEHGMASVISRLDFNGFYTERLERLSAERSQKAAPQVPVLRGPPAPAPRVAVTAQ; encoded by the exons ATGAGTGAATTTCGGATTCACCATGACGTCAATGAACTGCTTAGCCTGCTGCGTGTCCACGGAGGAGATGGGGCTGAGGTCTACATTGACCTGCTTCAAAAGAACAGGACCCCGTACGTCACTACCACTGTCTCTGCTCACAGTGCCAAG GTTAAAATTGCAGAGTTTTCTCGTACTCCGGAAGACTTTCTAAAGAAATATGATGAACTGAAATCTAAAAATACAAGGAACCTTGACCCGCTGGTATACCTGTTGTCAAAGCTCACGGAAGACAAAGAG ACTCTGCAGTACTTACAACAGAATGCAAAAGAAAGAGCTGAGCTTGCAGCTGCTGCTGTGGGCAGTAGTACCACCAGCGTCAACGTCCCTGCTGCGGCCTCCAAGATCTCCATGCAGGAGCTTGAGGAGCTGAGGAAGCAGCTTGGCAGCGTGGCCACAGGCTCCACTCTGCAGCAG TCTCTGGAACTTAAAAGAAAGATGCTTCGAGACAAgcagaacaaaaaaaattcaggccagcACCTCCCCATCTTCCCAGCGTGGGTGTATGAGAGACCTGCCCTGATCGGGGATTTCCTGATTGGTGCTGGCATCAGCACAGACACCGCTTTGCCGATAG GCACGCTGCCCCTGGCCTCGCAGGAGTCGGCCGTGGTGGAGGACCTGCTGTACGTGCTGGTGGGCGTGGACGGGAGGTACGTCACTGCTCAGCCCctggctgggaggcagagccgGACCTTCCTCGTGGACCCCAACCTGGACCTGTCCATCAGGGAGCTGGTGAACAGGATCCTCCCGGTGGCTGCCAGCTACTCCACTGTGACCAG GTTTATTGAAGAGAAGTCTTCTTTCGAGTACGGGCAGGTGAACCACGCCCTGGCGGCTGCCATGCGTACCCTGGTGAAGGAGCACCTGATTCTGGtgtcacagctggagcagctgcacAGGCAGGGCCTCCTTTCGCTGCAGAAGCTCTGGTTCTACATCCAACCGGCCATGCGCACCATGGACATCCTGGCCTCCCTCG CCACCTCGGTGGACAAAGGCGAGTGTCTTGGGGGGTCCACGCTGAGCCTGCTCCACGACAGGAGCTTCAGCTACACAGGGGACAGCCAGGCGCAGGAACTATGCCTGTATCTGACCAAGGCGGCCAGCGCTCCCTACTTCGAGGTTCTGGAGAAGTGGATCTACAGGGGCATCATCCACGACCCGTACAG TGAGTTTATGGTCGAGGAGCACGAGCTGCGGAAGGAGAGGATCCAGGAGGATTACAACGACAAGTACTGGGACCAGCGGTACACCATCGTCCAGCAGCAGATCCCGTCCTTCCTGCAGAAAATGGCGGACAAGATCCTCAGCACAG GAAAATATCTAAATGTGGTCAGAGAGTGTGGCCATGACGTCACCTGCCCGGTGGCTAAAGAGATCATCTACACGTTAAAAGAGCGGGCGTATGTGGAGCAGATCGAGAAGGCGTTTAACTATGCCAGCAAGGTGCTGCTGGACTTCCTGATGGAGGAAAAGGAGCTGGTGgctcacctcag GTCTATCAAGCGCTACTTCCTCATGGACCAGGGCGACTTCTTCGTGCACTTCATGGACCTCGCGGAGGAGGAGCTCCGGAAGCCGGTGGAGGACATCACGCCCCCCCGCCTGGAGGCGCTCCTGGAGCTGGCGCTGCGCATGAGCACGGCCAACACTGACCCCTTCAAGGACGACCTCAAG ATCGACCTGATGCCCCATGACCTCATCACTCAGCTCTTGCGCGTTCTGGCCATCGAGACCAAGCAGGAGAAGGCGATGGCCCACGCCGACCCCACGGAGCTGACGCTGAGCGGCCTGGAGGCCTTCTCTTTCGACTACATCGTCAAGTGGCCCCTTTCGCTTATCATCAACAG GAAAGCCCTCACTCGTTACCAGATGCTCTTCAGGCACATGTTCTACTGCAAGCATGTGGAGCGGCAGCTCTGCAGCGTCTGGATCAGCAACAAAACCGCCAAGCAGCACTCGCTGCCCTCCGCCCAGTG GTTTGCTGGGGCTTTCACTCTGCGGCAGCGAATGCTCAACTTCGTCCAGAATATTCAATACTACATGATGTTCGAAGTGATGGAACCGACCTGGCACATCCTGGAGAAAAACCTGAAATCC GCCTCCAACATTGACGACGTCCTTGGCTACCACACGGGCTTCCTGGACACCTGCCTGAAGGACTGCATGCTCACCAACCCCGAGCTGCTGAAGGTCTTCTCCAAGCTCATGTCCGTGTGCGTCATGTTCACCAACTGCATGCAG AAATTTACACAGAGCATGAAATTAGACGGTGAGCTGGGCGGGCAGACGCTGGAGCATGGCACCGTCCCGGGGCTGCCCGCAGGGGCCGAGGACCGGGCCCGGAAGGAGCTCGCCAGGAAG CACCTGGCTGAGCACGCGGACGCTGCGCAGCTGGTGTCTGGCTTCGAGGCCACCATCAACAAGTTTGACAAGAACTTCTCAGCCCACCTGCTGGACCTCCTGGCGCGGCTGAGCATCTATAGCACCAGTGACTGTGAGCACGGCATGGCCAGCGTCATCTCCAG GCTTGACTTCAATGGTTTCTACACGGAGCGCCTGGAGCGCCTGTCTGCAGAGAGGAGCCAGAAGGCCGCCCCCCAAGTGCCTGTCCTGCGGGGGCCCCCGGCTCCTGCACCCAGGGTCGCAGTCACCGCACAGTGA
- the TUBGCP2 gene encoding gamma-tubulin complex component 2 (The RefSeq protein has 3 substitutions compared to this genomic sequence): MSEFRIHHDVNELLSLLRVHGGDGAEVYIDLLQKNRTPYVTTTVSAHSAKVKIAEFSRTPEDFLKKYDELKSKNTRNLDPLVYLLSKLTEDKETLQYLQQNAKERAELAAAAVGSSTTSVNVPAAASKISMQELEELRKQLGSVATGSTLQQSLELKRKMLRDKQNKKNSDQHLPIFPAWVYERPALIGDFLIGAGISTDTALPIGTLPLASQESAVVEDLLYVLVGVDGRYVTAQPLAGRQSRTFLVDPNLDLSIRELVNRILPVAASYSTVTRFIEEKSSFEYGQVNHALAAAMRTLVKEHLILVSQLEQLHRQGLLSLQKLWFYIQPAMRTMDILASLATSVDKGECLGGSTLSLLHDRSFSYTGDSQAQELCLYLTKAASAPYFEVLEKWIYRGIIHDPYSEFMVEEHELRKERIQEDYNDKYWDQRYTIVQQQIPSFLQKMADKILSTGKYLNVVRECGHDVTCPVAKEIIYTLKERAYVEQIEKAFNYASKVLLDFLMEEKELVAHLRSIKRYFLMDQGDFFVHFMDLAEEELRKPVEDITPPRLEALLELALRMSTANTDPFKDDLKIDLMPHDLITQLLRVLAIETKQEKAMAHADPTELTLSGLEAFSFDYIVKWPLSLIINRKALTRYQMLFRHMFYCKHVERQLCSVWISNKTAKQHSLPSAQWFAGAFTLRQRMLNFVQNIQYYMMFEVMEPTWHILEKNLKSASNIDDVLGYHTGFLDTCLKDCMLTNPELLKVFSKLMSVCVMFTNCMQKFTQSMKLDGELGGQTLEHGTLPGLPAGAEDRARKELARKHLAEHADAAQLVSGFEATINKFDKNFSAHLLDLLARLSIYSTSDCEHGMASVTSRLDFNGFYTERLERLSAERSQKAAPQVPVLRGPPAPAPRVAVTAQ; this comes from the exons ATGAGTGAATTTCGGATTCACCATGACGTCAATGAACTGCTTAGCCTGCTGCGTGTCCACGGAGGAGATGGGGCTGAGGTCTACATTGACCTGCTTCAAAAGAACAGGACCCCGTACGTCACTACCACTGTCTCTGCTCACAGTGCCAAG GTTAAAATTGCAGAGTTTTCTCGTACTCCGGAAGACTTTCTAAAGAAATATGATGAACTGAAATCTAAAAATACAAGGAACCTTGACCCGCTGGTATACCTGTTGTCAAAGCTCACGGAAGACAAAGAG ACTCTGCAGTACTTACAACAGAATGCAAAAGAAAGAGCTGAGCTTGCAGCTGCTGCTGTGGGCAGTAGTACCACCAGCGTCAACGTCCCTGCTGCGGCCTCCAAGATCTCCATGCAGGAGCTTGAGGAGCTGAGGAAGCAGCTTGGCAGCGTGGCCACAGGCTCCACTCTGCAGCAG TCTCTGGAACTTAAAAGAAAGATGCTTCGAGACAAgcagaacaaaaaaaattcaggccagcACCTCCCCATCTTCCCAGCGTGGGTGTATGAGAGACCTGCCCTGATCGGGGATTTCCTGATTGGTGCTGGCATCAGCACAGACACCGCTTTGCCGATAG GCACGCTGCCCCTGGCCTCGCAGGAGTCGGCCGTGGTGGAGGACCTGCTGTACGTGCTGGTGGGCGTGGACGGGAGGTACGTCACTGCTCAGCCCctggctgggaggcagagccgGACCTTCCTCGTGGACCCCAACCTGGACCTGTCCATCAGGGAGCTGGTGAACAGGATCCTCCCGGTGGCTGCCAGCTACTCCACTGTGACCAG GTTTATTGAAGAGAAGTCTTCTTTCGAGTACGGGCAGGTGAACCACGCCCTGGCGGCTGCCATGCGTACCCTGGTGAAGGAGCACCTGATTCTGGtgtcacagctggagcagctgcacAGGCAGGGCCTCCTTTCGCTGCAGAAGCTCTGGTTCTACATCCAACCGGCCATGCGCACCATGGACATCCTGGCCTCCCTCG CCACCTCGGTGGACAAAGGCGAGTGTCTTGGGGGGTCCACGCTGAGCCTGCTCCACGACAGGAGCTTCAGCTACACAGGGGACAGCCAGGCGCAGGAACTATGCCTGTATCTGACCAAGGCGGCCAGCGCTCCCTACTTCGAGGTTCTGGAGAAGTGGATCTACAGGGGCATCATCCACGACCCGTACAG TGAGTTTATGGTCGAGGAGCACGAGCTGCGGAAGGAGAGGATCCAGGAGGATTACAACGACAAGTACTGGGACCAGCGGTACACCATCGTCCAGCAGCAGATCCCGTCCTTCCTGCAGAAAATGGCGGACAAGATCCTCAGCACAG GAAAATATCTAAATGTGGTCAGAGAGTGTGGCCATGACGTCACCTGCCCGGTGGCTAAAGAGATCATCTACACGTTAAAAGAGCGGGCGTATGTGGAGCAGATCGAGAAGGCGTTTAACTATGCCAGCAAGGTGCTGCTGGACTTCCTGATGGAGGAAAAGGAGCTGGTGgctcacctcag GTCTATCAAGCGCTACTTCCTCATGGACCAGGGCGACTTCTTCGTGCACTTCATGGACCTCGCGGAGGAGGAGCTCCGGAAGCCGGTGGAGGACATCACGCCCCCCCGCCTGGAGGCGCTCCTGGAGCTGGCGCTGCGCATGAGCACGGCCAACACTGACCCCTTCAAGGACGACCTCAAG ATCGACCTGATGCCCCATGACCTCATCACTCAGCTCTTGCGCGTTCTGGCCATCGAGACCAAGCAGGAGAAGGCGATGGCCCACGCCGACCCCACGGAGCTGACGCTGAGCGGCCTGGAGGCCTTCTCTTTCGACTACATCGTCAAGTGGCCCCTTTCGCTTATCATCAACAG GAAAGCCCTCACTCGTTACCAGATGCTCTTCAGGCACATGTTCTACTGCAAGCATGTGGAGCGGCAGCTCTGCAGCGTCTGGATCAGCAACAAAACCGCCAAGCAGCACTCGCTGCCCTCCGCCCAGTG GTTTGCTGGGGCTTTCACTCTGCGGCAGCGAATGCTCAACTTCGTCCAGAATATTCAATACTACATGATGTTCGAAGTGATGGAACCGACCTGGCACATCCTGGAGAAAAACCTGAAATCC GCCTCCAACATTGACGACGTCCTTGGCTACCACACGGGCTTCCTGGACACCTGCCTGAAGGACTGCATGCTCACCAACCCCGAGCTGCTGAAGGTCTTCTCCAAGCTCATGTCCGTGTGCGTCATGTTCACCAACTGCATGCAG AAATTTACACAGAGCATGAAATTAGACGGTGAGCTGGGCGGGCAGACGCTGGAGCATGGCACCGTCCCGGGGCTGCCCGCAGGGGCCGAGGACCGGGCCCGGAAGGAGCTCGCCAGGAAG CACCTGGCTGAGCACGCGGACGCTGCGCAGCTGGTGTCTGGCTTCGAGGCCACCATCAACAAGTTTGACAAGAACTTCTCAGCCCACCTGCTGGACCTCCTGGCGCGGCTGAGCATCTATAGCACCAGTGACTGTGAGCACGGCATGGCCAGCGTCATCTCCAG GCTTGACTTCAATGGTTTCTACACGGAGCGCCTGGAGCGCCTGTCTGCAGAGAGGAGCCAGAAGGCCGCCCCCCAAGTGCCTGTCCTGCGGGGGCCCCCGGCTCCTGCACCCAGGGTCGCAGTCACCGCACAGTGA